A window of uncultured Draconibacterium sp. contains these coding sequences:
- a CDS encoding ABC transporter ATP-binding protein, producing MIHAINLQKEYNGTTVLNLAELKVEKGQVFGLVGNNGAGKTTLFSLVLDLIRASRGKVLINDIPVAKSEDWKELVSAYIDESFTIGYLTPDEYFSFIGELRGMNPKDVSNFLEAYTDFFKDEIIGKKKFIRDLSKGNQKKVGVVGALMGNPEVIILDEPFANLDPSSQYQLRNIIKEFARQKEKTLLISSHDLDHVADVCSRIVILEKGEIVRDVEKTDSTLAELEEFFTGVKAQPDFLEEL from the coding sequence ATGATACACGCAATAAATCTACAAAAAGAATACAACGGAACTACCGTATTAAATTTGGCAGAACTCAAGGTTGAAAAAGGACAGGTATTCGGCTTGGTTGGAAATAACGGAGCCGGAAAAACCACTTTATTTTCGCTGGTTCTTGACCTGATTAGAGCCAGCCGCGGAAAGGTTTTAATTAACGATATTCCGGTGGCAAAATCGGAGGACTGGAAAGAATTGGTTTCGGCCTACATCGACGAAAGTTTTACAATTGGATACTTAACTCCCGATGAATATTTTAGTTTTATTGGCGAATTGCGGGGCATGAATCCAAAAGATGTTTCCAATTTTCTGGAAGCTTACACCGATTTTTTCAAAGACGAGATCATTGGAAAAAAGAAATTCATTCGCGACCTATCAAAAGGAAATCAGAAAAAAGTAGGTGTTGTGGGTGCTTTAATGGGCAATCCCGAGGTTATTATTTTGGATGAACCTTTTGCAAATCTCGATCCATCGTCGCAATACCAGCTGCGAAACATTATTAAAGAATTTGCCCGGCAAAAAGAAAAAACCTTACTGATATCGAGTCACGACCTGGACCATGTTGCCGATGTTTGTTCGCGTATTGTAATTCTCGAAAAAGGCGAAATTGTTCGCGATGTGGAAAAAACAGACTCAACGCTTGCTGAACTCGAAGAATTTTTCACAGGTGTTAAAGCCCAACCTGATTTTTTGGAAGAACTGTAA